A stretch of Blautia liquoris DNA encodes these proteins:
- a CDS encoding phosphoenolpyruvate hydrolase family protein has protein sequence MAKRYTKNEVVQRLRKEIERNKPLLMFGSGNGLTAKCAEIGGADLIGIYSTAQFRMQGLPSLLAWLPYCNANEELLNLARQILPVVEQTPLIAGVGAHDVSLDMDRFLDSLKDMGFSGVTNEPFAAMYGPYFLEELEKSGIGFARETALIQKASEKDMATVAWCMSAEQVKEMAKAGADVIGAMIGVTSGGLTGTEKTEDLDDSVDQINAMIEAGLSVNPDIIVLTHGGPLNNVSTAAYSIQHTHAHGYASGSSGERIPTEKAVVEITKQYKDIQI, from the coding sequence ATGGCAAAACGTTACACAAAAAATGAAGTAGTACAACGCTTGCGAAAGGAAATTGAGAGGAATAAACCACTGTTGATGTTTGGGTCTGGGAATGGTTTAACTGCGAAGTGCGCTGAGATCGGAGGAGCAGATCTTATCGGCATATATTCAACGGCTCAATTTCGTATGCAAGGGCTTCCGTCTCTTCTAGCATGGCTGCCATATTGCAATGCAAATGAAGAGTTACTGAATCTGGCGCGGCAAATTCTTCCAGTAGTCGAACAGACACCGCTGATTGCAGGAGTTGGGGCCCATGATGTTTCTCTGGACATGGATCGATTTCTGGATAGCCTTAAGGATATGGGCTTTTCCGGTGTCACGAATGAGCCTTTTGCCGCCATGTACGGACCCTATTTCCTTGAAGAATTGGAGAAGAGTGGAATAGGATTTGCAAGGGAGACTGCGTTGATTCAAAAGGCAAGTGAAAAGGATATGGCGACTGTAGCCTGGTGTATGTCGGCTGAGCAAGTAAAAGAGATGGCGAAAGCTGGTGCTGATGTGATTGGTGCTATGATCGGTGTAACATCAGGTGGTTTAACCGGCACAGAAAAAACGGAGGATCTTGACGATTCGGTGGATCAAATCAATGCCATGATTGAGGCAGGGCTAAGTGTCAATCCGGATATTATTGTGTTGACACACGGAGGACCGTTGAATAATGTGAGCACCGCGGCTTACTCAATCCAACATACACATGCACATGGGTATGCTTCCGGTTCATCAGGGGAACGTATTCCCACAGAAAAGGCTGTCGTAGAAATTACAAAGCAATATAAGGACATTCAAATATAA
- a CDS encoding Tm-1-like ATP-binding domain-containing protein, translating into MHKPVIIVCGILDTKGKEINYLRERINEVGGEARVMEISLGKEVGWADIPLSTVLNETGKKKEEIVTSSRDAASSMICEAGQAYVKKLYETGEIDGIISYGGSMGATISTSIMRSLPIGVPKMMLTTMASGDVRPYVGSKDITMMYPIAEAGLNVVTRQILSQAAAGIVGMAMAPQVNQAEIKPLLGCMMFGVTTPCVLKASAFFEEQGDYDVIINHSTGAGGRSMEEMIEDGFIKGLLDITTHELVDERFGGVLSAGADRLTAAAKKGIPQVLAPGGLEIINFGPRETIPKEHMDRVGLPGKGLYIHNATVTCIGTSPDEIREIASEIAQKLNTAKAPTTFFIPMRGWSAVDIKEPNKELGWSGPGPGVCWIEDKNKPGWSKRSMVFYEMLKRELDISKDNIEILVVDKHLNEPEFALLMANVLNDMLKGQYTKGKYADIEYVVESI; encoded by the coding sequence ATGCATAAACCTGTTATTATTGTGTGTGGAATTTTGGATACAAAAGGAAAGGAAATCAACTATCTTCGAGAAAGAATCAATGAAGTCGGCGGTGAAGCCCGAGTTATGGAGATTAGTTTAGGAAAAGAGGTTGGCTGGGCGGATATTCCGCTTAGTACTGTTTTAAATGAAACCGGGAAGAAGAAAGAGGAAATTGTGACAAGTAGCCGGGATGCTGCAAGTTCTATGATTTGTGAAGCTGGACAGGCATATGTTAAGAAGTTATATGAAACAGGAGAGATAGATGGAATAATTTCTTATGGTGGGTCTATGGGTGCCACAATTTCCACATCCATCATGAGGTCCTTACCCATAGGAGTGCCAAAAATGATGCTGACCACTATGGCATCCGGAGATGTGCGGCCTTATGTGGGGTCCAAGGATATTACTATGATGTATCCAATCGCGGAAGCAGGATTGAATGTTGTGACGAGGCAGATTCTTTCCCAGGCGGCAGCAGGAATTGTTGGCATGGCCATGGCTCCACAGGTGAATCAGGCAGAGATCAAACCTCTTTTGGGCTGTATGATGTTTGGCGTGACGACGCCTTGCGTCCTTAAGGCAAGTGCTTTTTTTGAAGAGCAAGGTGATTATGATGTGATTATCAACCATTCTACCGGAGCTGGCGGCAGGTCTATGGAGGAAATGATTGAAGATGGATTTATTAAAGGGCTTTTAGATATTACGACACATGAACTTGTAGATGAGCGATTCGGGGGTGTGCTTTCCGCGGGAGCGGATCGGCTGACGGCCGCTGCAAAAAAGGGAATTCCTCAGGTGTTGGCTCCCGGAGGTCTGGAAATTATAAATTTTGGACCCAGAGAAACGATCCCGAAAGAACATATGGATCGGGTAGGTCTGCCTGGAAAGGGGCTATATATTCACAATGCTACAGTCACCTGTATTGGGACGTCACCAGATGAAATCCGGGAAATAGCCTCTGAAATAGCCCAAAAGTTGAATACGGCGAAGGCCCCCACAACTTTTTTTATTCCAATGCGTGGATGGAGTGCGGTAGACATAAAAGAGCCAAACAAGGAATTGGGATGGAGTGGACCAGGTCCCGGTGTATGTTGGATTGAGGACAAGAATAAACCTGGCTGGTCCAAAAGGAGCATGGTGTTTTATGAAATGCTTAAAAGGGAGCTTGATATATCGAAAGACAACATCGAAATTCTTGTGGTGGATAAGCACCTGAATGAACCTGAATTTGCACTGCTTATGGCCAATGTTCTGAATGATATGCTGAAAGGGCAGTATACCAAGGGCAAATATGCAGACATAGAATATGTTGTCGAGAGCATTTGA
- a CDS encoding phosphoenolpyruvate hydrolase family protein encodes MANQYTRTEVLNRLKKTIEEGHPVVIAGAGTGISGKFAEKGGADLIGVYNSGLYRMDGNGSLAGLMPYGNANDIVIQLAHRVMPLIKEAPMIGGISGSDPTREMRPFLRHLIDLGFSGVMNFPTVGLIDGRFRQELEDTGMGYGKEIETLKLAKELGLFTMGYAFNEEEAAMVGKAGLDVLICHMGLTVGGSIGSKYSEDYALKEAADLVNRMTDAARKISPDILIFSHGGPIAMPKDTEYMYQHTESVGFLGASSIERIPIEQPLMDAVKDFKSCLIKQ; translated from the coding sequence ATGGCAAACCAATATACGCGCACAGAAGTACTGAACAGACTGAAAAAAACAATTGAAGAAGGACATCCGGTAGTTATCGCAGGTGCTGGAACAGGTATATCAGGAAAGTTTGCGGAAAAAGGTGGCGCAGATTTAATCGGAGTCTATAATTCCGGACTTTACCGTATGGATGGCAATGGTTCTTTGGCCGGACTTATGCCTTATGGAAATGCCAATGACATTGTAATTCAATTGGCTCATCGGGTTATGCCGTTAATTAAAGAGGCACCTATGATCGGTGGAATCTCTGGATCTGATCCCACCAGAGAAATGAGACCGTTTCTTCGACATTTAATTGATTTGGGTTTCTCAGGTGTAATGAATTTTCCTACGGTTGGTTTGATTGATGGTCGTTTTCGCCAGGAACTTGAGGACACAGGCATGGGATATGGTAAGGAGATCGAAACCCTGAAGTTAGCCAAGGAACTGGGCTTGTTTACAATGGGTTATGCCTTTAATGAAGAAGAAGCAGCTATGGTGGGAAAGGCCGGCTTAGATGTGTTGATCTGTCACATGGGTTTGACAGTGGGAGGATCCATTGGCTCGAAATATTCTGAAGACTATGCACTCAAGGAAGCAGCCGATCTTGTCAATCGCATGACAGATGCTGCCCGTAAAATATCCCCCGATATTTTAATTTTCTCCCACGGTGGTCCGATTGCCATGCCAAAGGACACGGAATACATGTATCAACACACAGAATCCGTTGGATTTTTAGGTGCATCAAGTATTGAACGTATTCCTATAGAACAGCCATTGATGGATGCTGTAAAGGATTTTAAAAGTTGTTTAATCAAACAATAA